TTAACCACTTTTTTGTTTCTCGAGTAACAGTTACTGCTCCGGTTTTTGAAGCATGATGACTTTTACCATTTCTTAACCCAAGAGTTGGATTATATTAGCTTTTACAATCGTCATCGTGTATATTTCAGATTATGACGACTCTAATAATATCGGTATGGTCGATAGTGTGGAATCATGACGGCTCTATCAATACTTTAGTGTGGAGTCGAGTTGTGTTTTCCTTCACAACCGTCATGGTTTAGTTTTTGGACAATGACAACTAAAGCTCTATCTTCATGGTGGATCGTTGAGGATTATGATGGCTAATTTGAAACCAGTGGCTTAAACTAGAAATATAAAACACTCCTGGCTTGACAATTTTTATACCCTTCGCTTAAGCCTATATAATTAGTACAACTAAATTTGGACTTATTAAAAGGGAAAATTAGACGcgggcccaaaaaaaataatatttttattgtcaggcccacaattaattttttgTTCTGTGACATCCATAATTTTATGAATTTATTAAAtctgtctgcatgacggattatgcatcaggggtataattggcaacgcaacttggatataacatatctaaaaatccgcgcattggaattttacaaattttatatcgctggaaatctttttaaaagagctacgcaacgagtacaaacaagaatatcaaaattttgtttttcacaaaaaaaacggaggtgatcatcattttaggcaaaattttcgaaaatttgatacataaccattatgcatccaccaaaaaaagatgcataacacattctgcagacgcataacgaattatgcaaccattttctccactgcataacaaattatgcattttgataacaaagttatgcatctataacaagttatgtaaccattgttttggttgattttagtgcgtacataaaaaaattgatgcataatgcagtatgcaaccatattacggatgcatatcaggttatgcatctattttctcgatgcacaaaagattgtgcaacaattttctcgatgcataatgcattatgcattcatattttcggatgcatgacagattatgcatccattttcatgactgcataacatgttagatattattataggtgcatgacaagttatgcatccttattttttgttggtttcaatactaagaaaaaagtagttgcataacgtgttatgcaactgttttctggactgcataaaaagttatgcaaaaaaaaagagctgtagaacgtgttatgcaacaaatttcgagaatgcataacaagcTATACAACAAATTTttatggatgcataacctgttatgcatcaccattcacacctccattttcttttaaatgcacgTCACATGCATCCATATCCAAGCCATAACACAAAAAGCATCCATTTCGAGAGTCTACTGATGGTCCATGGTCGATACTTGACGAAACCAAAACCATCAATACTGGGTGGGTGCCTTTACAAGAACACATGTTCGAAAGCAAACTCGCTGATAATTTCGATTTCAAAGGAAATCAGTTGAACCAAAACCTGagcttaaaaaaaaaacactataaGCTTCAATGGAAGGTTGATTAGACCATGATTCCAAATCTTGGTTAGACATCCTTTCAATTTTATGGAGAAGTCTCTCTTTCAAAGCTTCAGTACCAAAATGATTTGAGACGGAATTTCTGAAAAACTTGTGAATTTGAGCATCAGTTGCATATTCAAGGCCTCCACCAAAAATGGCAGAGAAAGAATCCATGTACCATAACTCCACTGACTTTATCTCTTGTTGGAATATAAAGCAGTTAAAACCTGGATCCGACGAAACTAGGATGACCTGCCAAACTAGTGCGGAACATTGTCCCATACCTACATACACAATTCAATGAATTCTGCTTAGACCATCAGTCCATCTCCGCAAATCATATCAACAACAGGTACTACGAGTTTAAGGAGTTGTTACTATATATATGCATGTGTAGGTTGACATTACTGTTACCTGGAGAATCTCTTCTTGAAGAAGTATGGCACGTCTAAGCAATTGTTGGAAGCAAAGAAGTGAATCGTTTCGCCGATGAGAGGGAAACCCACTGAACCCAGTGGGAGTATTCCATTGCATTTGGGATTTACCCAACATAATTCGATCTATAGAGAATCTCAATTGCAAAGAATATCAAGTTATCAACCGCTTCTTTCTAATCTATTTACCCAATTCTTAAACTCATGTCACAAATCATCGGCAGGTAAAGAAcatggaaagagaagaagaaagaagaataatttTTCAGGAAGAAAacgcaattttttttaaaatgggTTAGCTAATAATTTTTCAAGAATACGTGGGTGCACCCATGAACTTTTGGGGACagtgggtttgacagtggaaaaaatctaaaaaataggTGTGACTGTAGTTTTCATTTATCAAAATTGGACAGTCAAAAAATGTCCTTTTGTGGGCTTTGATGTGGCTTCAGCCAGCGGAAGCCCGGTTGTGCCTACAGAAACTTATAAAACATTGTATAAAAATTGCCCATCTACAAAAATTACACCATGACGATTCTTGAATACCAAGAAAAGTCTTCATGCTGAAAAATATATCTTTTTAGCTATTTTCCATCTGAAATTCGAGTCATGCTGACTGTGAAATCGGGTATAATTTTTGTAACCAACCTCAAACCTGAGTATGTATTTTGTACAAAATTATACCCAGCCTTATATTCCGTAGCCCCAAACTTCTTTTTGGTCCTGATTTTTGGTGGATAATTTTAGTTTTACGGTTTGAACAATATCAAAATCACCTTATTAATAATAAGGTGACTTTAGTATTTTCATTCCTTTTAGACACCCCTGCATACTATCTTGAATGGATTTAAATTTCATATAGTTTGGGTATACACTGCAATGGGGAGAGTTTATTTTCCTGGAATAAAATCCCAATCTTTAAAAATAAGAAACCTTCAAAATTGCAAACCCATGTGCGGAGCCAGACTGTTTTTCCATATTCTTATCTACATGTACTACATACACGAACTCGGGGATGCTGACACGATCCACAGTCACTCAACAActccatcaaaagaaaattcgTACTCGCCACCTTATTATTCTAGATCTGGATAAGCTTTGAGCCCTTTTCAGGACCATCTCCGCACCAAACTCTATCCATTTTTAACTTTCTTCTCGACAAATATCTAAATATAGACAAAATCAACGGATTCAAACAATAGACGGAACATGATCTCACGGTGAAACATGATTAGTACACGTTATCTCAAAACATAGGAAGTcgtgaaaatattaaaaaaataaatccagATGGCCATTGCCCATCATCCTATCCGGATAACATTGCCACCTTAAAACACGACTAGTCTActtctatctatatatatatataccattgTCTCTCTTCATCTACCATCATACCATTACCATCTCTGTATTCATCATCATCTGATTTCATCACAGTTCTAAGATTTAAGTGTTTCTGTTATTTCCATTGTTCTTTAGTTTTACATTTTAAGGTTTTGTTTCAAgagatttagaagaagaagaaaaaatgttggCAATATTTGACAAAGAGTTGGCAAATGCACCAAAAGAATTGAACAGTCCAGCATCAATGATGCCTGGATCTAAGAAACCAAAACTCCCTCAGGAGATTCTATCTTTACATGATCCAAATCACGATGGATTCCAGATGAATTTTGGCAATGCTGCTACTCTTGCTTACCTCCCCAAAGATGGTGATGCTCACTTCTCTGTTCATCAAAGGTAACTAATTTCTTGCACCAATCAATTttcttgattttaagtttttcaaTTTCACATTTCATATCCAGGATGATAATCTAGAGCTGAAAACATAGATTTTTAGATTTCTCTCAAAATGACCAAAATACCCTTGATGTGATACCGACTGAAATGCCCTTGTTGATTTTGCAGGTTGTTCTGTGGTTTGGATGACATTTACTGTTTATTCTTGGGGAGTTTGAACAATCTGTGCTCACTGAAGAAGCAATATggtctcacatcaaaagggatcaATGAGGCAATGTTTGTGATTGAAGCATACAGGACATTGAGAGACAGAGGTCCATACCCAGCAGATCAAGTTGTCAAAGATCTTGAAGGAAGTTTTTCGTTCATCATCTATGACAACAAGTCTAAGACTGTGTTTGTGTCACTGAGCTCAGATGGTGGGATCAAGTTGTACTGGGGTATTGCAGCTGATGGTTCTATTGTGATTTGTGATAATCTTGAGGTTATTAAAGGGAGCTGTGCTAAATCTTTTGCACCATTCCCAGTTGGGTGTATGTTTCACAGTGAAGGTGGCTTGAAGAATTATGAACATCCTATAAACAAGATGAAGGCAATGCCAAGAGTTGACAGTGAAGGTGTCATGTGTGGTGCTAGTTTCAATGTGGATTCCCATGCTAAAATTCATAGCATGCCTAGAGTTGGTAGTGAAGCTAACTGGTCTGCTGCTTGGGAATCACATTGAGCCTGACTCTTatcatatttctttggtttttatTAACTAATGTCAATTAGTGTTCTGAGtctttgttttatgttttagtttCGGCTTGTCTGTTCAATGTCAATGTACAGTTATGATTTTGTCATAAATAAATTGAAATCTTTTTCAAACCATCTGATCTTTCAATGGGCAAGTATTTTCTACTAGTTGTGTGTGGGTTTTGTTACTTGGATgggttttatttatgaaaatttGCCCCAAGCTAGGCCCATAAACTCGGGGCACAAACCCTTACCCGACCATAAAAATATCATCCTAAGATGAATATATTAGGAAGGATGCAGTGATATACAAAGAAACCTAACGAGTAGTTTTTGGAGGTGAGGAAACTGATACTTCGTAGACATGGAAGACGATCCCCTAGATGCTCTTCCCCaggaaatcaaggtgaatatatTTTCTAGATTACCAGCCGATTGGTATTAGATTGTAAACTAGTATGTACAGCTTGGAGGAGAGATCTCCTACAGTTTGGTTCTAGTAAATCTTACTTTGCGGACCTCCATCTTCGGTATCAATATGGAGTTGGAGTACTGGCACAACAGCAACAGCATAATCCGTTTGAACGTTATCATTATGTTTCTGATACTATAAGTTTCGTGGGTATTGAGATATTCGGCGCAAAAGGTATCTGGTGTTTAGAGTACCATGACAACGACGGGATTAGGATTGAAAAACAGCTTAATTACTGCATGAGGAAGCTGAATCTCGAATTATCGGAACATGTAACAGGGCTAGTTGGTTCAGATAATGGATTAATTTGTTTAGCAGCCAGGATTAAATACAATGGCATCCTTGGAATAGGTTTACGCAGTCTCAATGAACTTTTATACGTGTGCAATCCCATTACTAGAGAATTCGTGAATCTTCCAGGGATATTGATGGATGAAAAGAAAAGTATTAATGGTGTTCACATTGTGTATGGATTCGGCTACCACCCTGTGATTAATAAGTATAAGGTTGTTCGGATTTGCTATGTAGGCAACCCGAAAAACTCAGGACAGGTAGAGGTATATACACTTGGGAGTGACAGCGGGTGGAGAAGAGTACTAGAAATCAACTATTTGTTGTGGTCGAATTGTGATTATTCGGGAGTTCCTGAAGGTGTTTATGTCAATGGGGCTATTCACTGGCACCGAAATGATTCCACGGATATTGTAGTCTTTGATTTGGCAGAAGAAGAATTTCACTTGCTTCGTACCCCAACTTCACAGTTTGACAGACGCAGAATTTTTGCAATGAGAGGGTGTTTGTATATTGAATACTGGTGTGGCTTTCAGTCCCTGGAACTAGAATTGTGGGTTTTAAAGAAGGATAAGGAGGATATTAGTAGTAGTAGTTACCACGTGAATAAGCAATACTACAAGTCTTGGAGTTGGAGTAGAGAGCTCATAATAAGCTGACGGTACAAGGTAGGATTAGAAAGGAGTTTTCCATCAGAAGGACTAAGCTTGCTattcaattcaagaggtgtgGCTGCAGTTTTATTATCCGTTAATCCAGCACGTTGAAGAATATCTGATGCATATTTTATTTGAGAGATGAAACAATCATCAGATGAGTGATCAACTTCTAAACCAAGAAAGTAACGTAAGAGCCTAGATCCATCATTTCAAAACATGAACTAAGATGAGTTTTAAGAGCATCAATGCCTTTCATGTCATCACCTGTAATGACCATATCATCTACGTAGAGGAGTAGAATAACCATACCCCTTGTAGTGGAACGAGTAAACATGGCTGAATCATATGCACTTTGAGTGAACCCGAATCGTAGAACAGCATTGTAAAACTTTTCAAACCAAGCATgaggtgcttgtttgagtccatagaGAGGTTTACGAAGCTTACATACTTGATTAGGAGAGTGAGACATTCCAGGTGGAGGTCGCATATACACATCTTCTTgaagatctccatgaagaaaggcatttttcacatccatttgatgtagattCCATTTTcgagcaacagcaacagcaagaaGAGTACGAACTGTAGTCATACGAGCAACAGgggcaaatgtttcttca
This genomic stretch from Papaver somniferum cultivar HN1 chromosome 5, ASM357369v1, whole genome shotgun sequence harbors:
- the LOC113283666 gene encoding stem-specific protein TSJT1-like; translation: MLAIFDKELANAPKELNSPASMMPGSKKPKLPQEILSLHDPNHDGFQMNFGNAATLAYLPKDGDAHFSVHQRLFCGLDDIYCLFLGSLNNLCSLKKQYGLTSKGINEAMFVIEAYRTLRDRGPYPADQVVKDLEGSFSFIIYDNKSKTVFVSLSSDGGIKLYWGIAADGSIVICDNLEVIKGSCAKSFAPFPVGCMFHSEGGLKNYEHPINKMKAMPRVDSEGVMCGASFNVDSHAKIHSMPRVGSEANWSAAWESH